The following coding sequences lie in one Mycobacterium sp. DL440 genomic window:
- a CDS encoding VOC family protein, translating into MKEDEFVVVEVPGGGWLGFQHVDAPSPGKNRAHVDFRSSDRDADVARLLATGASEVEKHQVTPEFGWIVLADPAGNVFCVGGTSSEA; encoded by the coding sequence GTGAAAGAAGACGAGTTCGTTGTCGTTGAAGTGCCCGGCGGTGGATGGCTAGGTTTCCAACATGTCGACGCTCCAAGCCCCGGAAAGAACCGGGCGCATGTCGATTTCCGGTCCTCGGACCGCGATGCCGACGTGGCTCGGCTTCTCGCCACGGGTGCATCTGAGGTTGAAAAGCACCAGGTTACACCGGAATTCGGATGGATAGTCTTGGCCGATCCCGCGGGCAATGTGTTCTGTGTTGGCGGGACCAGCTCCGAGGCGTGA
- a CDS encoding pentapeptide repeat-containing protein translates to MDVWLTQPLATLLAGSVVAVAAVVTFASSALGRRQVQRHFASQHDLDRERSLQDRYTEAATQLGAESSAIRLAGALSLVALADDWLGRGSTVSGQMTIDLLRAYLRVAPAGQYGPGEHEIRKTILLQTSQRASWWSQLADDAISQRHEELRLLHRKTLAGRAAGHLHSLRRARRNVTIRRRKARSDALLQELFPRLGLWKQADTRLDGASLAACNLGRIHIAGAHLADATMAATNLEFADLERVLLSRANLVEARLVNVYARKAVLDHADLTHENLRRANLTEVDLTDANLAGADLEGSILSGAVLQGTNLTGASLGDHDPAELATRGAILDDPSWSCRCTRS, encoded by the coding sequence ATGGATGTCTGGCTCACACAGCCGCTAGCCACGTTGTTGGCCGGCTCGGTGGTCGCTGTTGCCGCAGTAGTCACCTTCGCGAGCTCCGCTTTGGGACGCCGTCAAGTGCAACGCCACTTTGCGTCGCAGCATGACCTTGACCGTGAGCGCAGTCTGCAAGACAGGTACACCGAAGCGGCTACCCAACTCGGGGCGGAATCCTCTGCGATTCGGCTCGCCGGTGCTCTCAGTTTGGTTGCGTTAGCAGACGACTGGCTCGGACGTGGCAGCACCGTCAGCGGTCAGATGACCATAGATCTACTCCGCGCATACTTACGAGTCGCGCCCGCAGGACAGTACGGGCCAGGAGAACACGAAATACGAAAAACCATCCTGCTGCAGACAAGCCAACGCGCGAGTTGGTGGTCGCAACTGGCCGACGACGCTATCAGTCAACGCCACGAAGAACTAAGACTTCTTCACCGGAAGACATTGGCAGGACGGGCCGCTGGGCATCTGCACTCGCTCCGACGCGCACGCCGGAACGTCACCATCCGGCGTCGGAAAGCACGTTCAGACGCTCTGCTGCAAGAGCTCTTCCCACGATTGGGCCTCTGGAAACAGGCTGACACTCGCCTCGACGGGGCGTCGTTGGCTGCCTGCAATCTTGGTCGGATCCACATCGCGGGCGCTCATCTTGCGGATGCCACCATGGCTGCGACCAACCTTGAATTCGCAGACCTAGAACGAGTGCTGCTGTCCCGGGCGAATCTTGTCGAAGCCCGCCTCGTCAATGTCTACGCACGCAAGGCTGTCCTCGATCACGCCGACCTGACTCACGAGAACTTGCGCCGTGCCAACCTTACCGAGGTAGACCTGACCGATGCCAATCTTGCCGGAGCCGACCTGGAAGGCTCGATATTGTCGGGGGCCGTCCTGCAGGGAACGAACCTGACTGGCGCTTCCCTGGGAGATCACGACCCGGCGGAGTTGGCAACCCGTGGCGCCATTCTCGATGATCCCAGTTGGAGTTGCCGCTGCACACGCTCTTGA
- a CDS encoding ATP-dependent helicase: protein MAALSESIARLRSNDKQWQAFQASGHCVVLAPPGSGKTEVLTTRMAWDLLRHIPEPQGVACVTLTVAASEELRSRVDRLLTIRRPNVFIGTVHSFLINEIITPFARIVGREDLNQINIIDDTDAKNMLNSIVYDVYGPNADIRNIPSTVNINRRRLASDEQWARHDPRMKTIADRYTAQLRADGLVDFTELVRTAVDIVEHDELVRKALTARYPRIYVDEYQDLEPGLDRLVKAVCLREGVNSQLFAVGDPDQAIYGFTGTMPELLQRLADHPMTTPVRLEKNYRCGRQIIAMADTFKESSAIVVGDRAGGKIDVHHCPDGFTQQCSRAAAWIGSIGDRYPLHEIGLLCPTNEQCQQATAALRAAGIPAFYRSRDDYRATRATLFIEACAAWCCFGMEASHYQLANLLRTWRYILADQWNTQSDCLLTTILLDYTARAATASALELVETLMEAGMGTALRRPALAIDAPEVDKLLHALRQAAKRKRTPLLTDLAQRARLTDRVEVRTMTASKGLEFDAVVVLGLDEGRVPHFGAKNSVTEMREERRKFYVTLTRARDELQLFYSGYVEWRPGSKTASGPSRFLRELRLV from the coding sequence ATGGCTGCCCTGTCGGAATCGATCGCACGATTGCGGTCGAACGACAAGCAGTGGCAGGCCTTCCAGGCCTCCGGCCACTGTGTGGTTTTGGCGCCACCGGGAAGCGGGAAGACCGAGGTGCTGACCACCCGCATGGCCTGGGATCTACTCCGCCACATCCCCGAGCCGCAAGGCGTCGCGTGTGTCACCCTGACCGTCGCCGCCTCCGAAGAACTGCGCAGCCGCGTCGACCGGTTGCTGACGATCCGGCGCCCCAACGTGTTCATCGGCACCGTCCACAGCTTCCTTATCAACGAGATCATCACACCCTTCGCGCGCATCGTCGGACGCGAGGACCTCAACCAGATCAACATCATCGACGACACCGACGCCAAAAATATGCTCAACAGCATCGTTTACGACGTCTACGGGCCGAACGCCGACATTCGCAACATTCCCTCCACAGTCAACATCAATCGCCGCCGGCTGGCCAGCGACGAGCAATGGGCCCGTCATGACCCGCGGATGAAGACCATCGCCGACAGGTACACGGCACAACTGCGCGCCGACGGGCTCGTCGACTTCACCGAGCTGGTACGCACCGCGGTCGACATCGTTGAACACGACGAACTGGTGCGCAAAGCGCTCACCGCGCGCTACCCGCGGATCTACGTCGATGAATACCAAGACCTCGAACCCGGACTGGACCGGCTTGTCAAAGCCGTGTGCTTGCGCGAGGGGGTCAATTCGCAACTGTTCGCCGTCGGCGACCCCGATCAAGCCATCTACGGATTCACCGGCACGATGCCCGAGCTGCTACAGAGGCTGGCCGATCATCCCATGACCACACCGGTGCGCCTGGAGAAGAATTACCGCTGCGGACGCCAAATCATCGCCATGGCCGACACTTTCAAAGAAAGCAGTGCCATCGTCGTCGGGGATCGGGCCGGCGGCAAAATCGACGTTCACCACTGTCCCGACGGCTTCACCCAGCAGTGCAGCCGCGCCGCAGCATGGATCGGCAGCATCGGAGACCGATACCCGCTGCATGAGATCGGTTTGTTGTGCCCCACCAACGAGCAATGTCAGCAAGCGACCGCAGCTCTGCGCGCAGCCGGCATACCTGCGTTCTACCGCAGCAGGGACGACTACCGGGCCACCCGCGCAACGCTGTTCATCGAAGCCTGTGCGGCATGGTGCTGCTTTGGCATGGAGGCCAGCCACTACCAACTCGCCAACCTGCTACGAACCTGGCGCTACATTCTCGCCGACCAGTGGAACACCCAGTCCGACTGCCTGCTGACGACCATCCTCCTCGACTACACGGCACGTGCCGCAACGGCATCGGCCCTCGAGCTAGTCGAAACGCTCATGGAGGCCGGGATGGGAACCGCGTTGCGGCGACCGGCACTGGCGATCGATGCACCCGAAGTCGACAAATTGCTCCACGCACTTCGCCAGGCCGCCAAGCGAAAGCGCACCCCGCTGCTCACCGACTTGGCCCAACGCGCACGACTCACCGATCGAGTCGAGGTCCGCACGATGACCGCCAGCAAGGGCCTGGAATTTGATGCCGTAGTGGTCCTGGGTTTGGACGAGGGCCGCGTGCCACACTTCGGCGCTAAAAACAGCGTCACCGAGATGCGCGAGGAACGCAGAAAATTCTACGTCACCCTCACCCGAGCTCGTGACGAATTGCAGCTGTTCTACTCCGGCTATGTCGAATGGAGGCCCGGATCGAAAACCGCATCCGGGCCCAGCCGGTTCCTGCGCGAACTCCGCCTCGTCTGA
- a CDS encoding ATP-dependent endonuclease, with product MRIERLRIVNFRNLANVDLRLDPGSVIVGENRSGKSNLIHALRLVLDASLSIADRQLDRDDFWDGLNDGTDDWDPLEAGHTIEVTIDIVEFADDPRVLAALADTLVAQNPPRARLTYRFGPIDMGDDTIPLASRYQGRVYGGENYTRDVSTSVRRQLHFHLLPALRDVEQDIRRWRSSPLRELLERAARSVAEEDLSDVRQAMSTANNTVNGLDQITELSQRISTRLTEMVGSNQAPQTDLAVAPDDPMRLIRSMRIFLDGPNRRPLSSASLGTLNILYLALLDLGLHDRLQEQTIAHTLMAIEEPEAHLHPHLQRVIFRQALHDASEVRTVVVTTQSPHIVSVTDPRKLILLRTVEGQTVACAASSADLDTNDWDDIARYLDVTRAEIVFSRKVLLVEGFAEQVLIPVIAAGMNIDLDKLGISVCAVHGTHFTSYVRFCQALGIPWAVVTDGDPDTKGTLQGIKRAEDLLASLELSGSPEDHGCFVGATTFEYDVVAREPNNVAAAFGALSELSAAPSQAVIESWNGIVPDQETFMRAIKNAGGKGRYAQRLALADLYPPDYIAAALRYLADC from the coding sequence ATGCGAATTGAGCGGCTGCGGATTGTCAACTTCCGGAACCTGGCGAATGTCGACCTCAGACTTGATCCCGGTTCGGTCATCGTTGGTGAGAACCGGTCAGGAAAAAGCAATCTGATTCACGCATTGAGATTGGTGCTCGACGCGTCGCTGTCGATCGCTGACCGCCAGCTCGACCGTGACGATTTTTGGGACGGACTCAACGACGGAACAGATGACTGGGACCCGCTGGAGGCCGGCCACACCATCGAAGTGACCATCGATATCGTCGAGTTCGCCGATGATCCGCGCGTGCTGGCGGCGCTGGCCGATACCCTCGTTGCCCAAAACCCGCCCCGTGCCCGGCTGACTTATCGATTCGGGCCGATCGACATGGGCGACGACACGATCCCCCTTGCTTCGCGCTATCAAGGGCGCGTCTACGGCGGCGAGAACTACACCCGCGATGTGTCCACCAGCGTGCGACGCCAATTGCACTTCCACCTGCTGCCCGCGTTACGCGACGTCGAGCAAGACATTCGGCGCTGGCGGAGCTCCCCGTTGCGAGAACTGCTCGAACGTGCCGCGCGTAGCGTTGCCGAAGAGGATCTCAGCGACGTTCGCCAGGCCATGAGCACAGCCAACAACACGGTCAATGGGCTCGACCAGATCACCGAACTGAGCCAACGCATCAGCACCCGGCTAACTGAGATGGTCGGATCGAATCAGGCTCCCCAGACCGACCTCGCGGTCGCCCCCGACGACCCGATGCGACTGATCCGCAGCATGCGCATCTTCCTCGACGGCCCCAACCGCCGTCCCCTGTCTAGTGCCAGCCTGGGAACGCTGAACATCCTCTACCTCGCATTGCTCGACCTCGGACTCCACGACCGCCTGCAAGAACAGACCATCGCTCACACACTGATGGCTATCGAGGAACCCGAGGCGCACCTGCATCCCCACTTACAGAGGGTCATTTTCCGCCAGGCGCTCCACGACGCGAGCGAGGTGCGGACGGTCGTGGTCACCACGCAGTCACCCCACATCGTCAGCGTCACCGACCCACGAAAACTGATCCTGCTGCGGACCGTCGAAGGCCAAACAGTGGCCTGCGCGGCAAGCTCGGCCGACCTCGACACCAACGACTGGGATGACATCGCCCGCTACCTCGACGTCACCCGCGCCGAAATCGTCTTCTCACGAAAAGTGCTGCTAGTCGAAGGATTCGCCGAGCAAGTGCTCATACCGGTCATCGCCGCCGGCATGAACATCGATCTCGACAAGCTCGGGATCTCGGTGTGCGCGGTGCACGGCACCCATTTCACCTCCTACGTGCGGTTCTGCCAGGCACTGGGGATTCCGTGGGCCGTGGTCACCGACGGTGACCCAGACACCAAGGGAACCCTCCAAGGCATCAAACGTGCCGAAGACCTGCTGGCCAGCCTGGAACTGTCGGGATCGCCGGAAGATCATGGCTGCTTTGTCGGCGCCACGACCTTCGAATACGACGTTGTCGCAAGAGAACCCAACAACGTCGCCGCGGCATTCGGCGCCTTGTCCGAGCTCTCGGCGGCCCCATCACAGGCAGTCATCGAGTCGTGGAACGGGATCGTGCCCGATCAGGAGACCTTCATGCGGGCGATCAAAAACGCTGGCGGCAAAGGCCGCTACGCTCAAAGGTTGGCGCTTGCCGATCTGTACCCGCCCGACTACATCGCCGCGGCACTGCGTTATCTGGCGGACTGCTAA
- a CDS encoding exonuclease domain-containing protein — translation MLAIDTETTGLSLDRSRIVSVGIITPDDTEHPWLLKTVDHIPPESTEVHRITDEKLARDGVDPATGFGQIAEMLHTSIAQRDLIVAFNARMDLTWLYREFDRYGLTQPDWAAACVVDPLVIHLIGNRTQTSRSLAALSEEYKLAGFDAHNAIADARRAREIAYAVGSRFPDHARPHPLHITAHQRSRRKDLLRAAAKSGQLRFNPDEPWPIVDIHDPAPVPATTVGAGGRRGGRWDDTELDQLQSEVEAGLEWSSIGARHQRTPLAVWSKARNAGFVPYLAGPPQ, via the coding sequence ATGCTCGCCATCGACACAGAGACAACGGGGCTTAGCCTCGACCGCTCTCGGATAGTCAGCGTCGGGATCATCACCCCGGACGACACCGAACACCCCTGGCTGCTCAAGACGGTCGATCACATTCCCCCAGAATCCACCGAGGTGCACCGCATCACCGATGAGAAGTTGGCTCGCGATGGAGTGGATCCTGCAACGGGTTTTGGTCAGATCGCAGAAATGCTGCATACCAGCATTGCTCAACGGGACTTGATCGTCGCCTTCAACGCGCGCATGGATCTCACGTGGCTGTACCGCGAGTTTGACCGCTACGGCCTCACTCAACCGGACTGGGCGGCAGCGTGTGTGGTGGACCCTCTGGTGATCCATCTCATCGGCAACAGAACGCAGACATCGCGCTCATTGGCCGCCCTGTCCGAGGAGTACAAGCTCGCCGGTTTCGACGCACACAATGCCATCGCCGATGCACGTCGGGCCCGCGAGATCGCCTATGCTGTCGGCTCTCGGTTTCCCGATCATGCCAGGCCGCATCCGCTGCACATCACCGCACATCAACGGTCCCGCCGCAAAGACCTCCTCCGAGCAGCAGCCAAATCAGGCCAGCTCCGGTTCAATCCCGACGAACCATGGCCCATCGTCGATATCCACGACCCAGCGCCGGTACCGGCTACGACGGTCGGGGCCGGCGGACGACGAGGTGGTCGCTGGGACGACACCGAACTCGACCAACTTCAATCCGAAGTCGAGGCAGGACTGGAATGGAGCTCGATCGGCGCGCGGCACCAACGCACCCCATTGGCCGTGTGGAGCAAAGCTCGCAATGCCGGCTTCGTTCCCTACCTGGCTGGCCCTCCTCAATAG
- a CDS encoding tyrosine-type recombinase/integrase: MATTEASTDPLPAWFVEFLNDRQTRKPSAHTMKAYRQDFVAIATLATGGDPARLAVSDITKDSMRAAFAAYARDHEAASIRRCWSTWNVLCTFQFTSELLTANPMALVGRPKLARPLPKALPHAAVGALLQAVADDSVSTRQTDWAERDLAIILTSLLAGLRAEELRQADVGDVRTVNDGAGIIHVKGKGGKDRAVPVEADLLRVIEAYLDSRATRFPDAVKGQAGPTVGGVSRWPARSPLFVGRNGQRITRGTVQSRIKRAFKLAGPDAQPVPGAMVHGLRHTFATELANANVSVYTLMKLLGHESMTTSQRYVTAAGTETRTAAAQNRMYELAADIAATYPAPGT; encoded by the coding sequence ATGGCGACGACCGAGGCATCCACCGATCCGCTTCCGGCCTGGTTCGTCGAGTTCCTCAATGATCGGCAGACCCGCAAACCATCCGCACACACGATGAAGGCGTACCGCCAGGACTTCGTCGCGATCGCCACGCTGGCCACCGGCGGCGATCCCGCTCGACTCGCCGTATCTGACATAACGAAGGACTCGATGCGCGCCGCGTTCGCCGCCTACGCGCGCGACCATGAAGCCGCTTCGATCCGGCGATGCTGGTCCACCTGGAATGTGCTGTGCACATTCCAGTTCACTTCTGAACTGCTGACCGCGAATCCCATGGCATTGGTCGGCCGACCGAAACTCGCGCGGCCATTACCCAAGGCGCTCCCCCACGCCGCCGTCGGCGCGTTGCTGCAAGCTGTCGCAGATGATTCTGTCTCGACACGTCAAACAGATTGGGCAGAAAGGGATCTCGCGATAATCCTCACATCGTTGTTGGCAGGCTTGAGGGCAGAGGAACTGCGCCAGGCCGACGTCGGCGACGTGCGCACCGTCAACGACGGTGCCGGGATCATCCACGTAAAAGGCAAGGGTGGCAAGGATCGGGCGGTACCGGTAGAAGCCGACTTGCTGAGAGTGATCGAAGCCTACCTCGACAGCAGGGCGACGCGATTCCCTGACGCCGTCAAAGGTCAGGCTGGACCCACGGTCGGCGGTGTTTCTCGGTGGCCGGCACGTTCACCACTTTTTGTTGGGCGTAACGGTCAGCGCATCACACGGGGAACGGTGCAGTCACGCATCAAGCGTGCTTTCAAGCTTGCCGGTCCCGATGCCCAACCGGTGCCCGGGGCGATGGTGCACGGGTTGCGACACACGTTCGCCACCGAATTGGCCAACGCAAATGTCAGCGTCTACACACTGATGAAGCTGCTGGGGCACGAATCAATGACCACATCCCAGCGCTACGTCACTGCCGCAGGAACCGAAACACGCACCGCTGCAGCACAAAACCGCATGTATGAACTCGCCGCCGACATTGCGGCAACATACCCTGCCCCGGGCACCTGA
- a CDS encoding type II toxin-antitoxin system PemK/MazF family toxin: MNRGEIWTVAGGVYATKPRPAVIVQDDLFDATSSVTVAPMSSTLLDAPLMRIRITGGDGRLSGLDHDSDVMIDKLTTVKRSNVHARVGRLTAEQVVEVERAMMAFLGLAR; the protein is encoded by the coding sequence GTGAACCGAGGGGAGATCTGGACCGTGGCGGGAGGCGTCTACGCAACCAAACCGCGTCCCGCGGTGATTGTTCAGGATGATCTCTTTGATGCCACGAGTTCTGTAACTGTTGCTCCCATGTCCAGCACGCTGTTGGATGCGCCGTTGATGCGCATCCGGATAACCGGCGGAGACGGCCGGTTATCCGGACTTGATCACGACAGTGACGTGATGATCGACAAGCTCACAACCGTCAAAAGGTCGAACGTCCACGCCCGAGTCGGTCGTCTGACGGCGGAGCAAGTCGTCGAAGTCGAGCGAGCGATGATGGCATTCCTCGGCCTTGCGCGATAG
- a CDS encoding antitoxin MazE family protein, giving the protein MAVRERVGEYRRRMRERGLRPVQVWVPDVRTESFAAEAHRQASLVARADESTDDQDFIEAISTPWDEE; this is encoded by the coding sequence ATGGCAGTGAGGGAAAGGGTCGGCGAGTACCGACGGCGGATGCGGGAGCGGGGGCTGCGACCGGTGCAGGTCTGGGTGCCTGACGTGCGCACTGAGAGTTTTGCCGCCGAGGCGCATCGTCAGGCTTCGTTGGTCGCGCGAGCGGACGAAAGCACCGATGACCAGGACTTCATTGAGGCCATCTCGACGCCATGGGACGAGGAGTGA
- a CDS encoding type II toxin-antitoxin system PemK/MazF family toxin: MVSVDILNNGPGGLVVVVPITTVGYGLRSHVELEPENSGLDHTSYVRCDQLRVVSVERLSSRQGVISPEQMQAIDQVVRFVLDV; encoded by the coding sequence GTGGTGTCGGTCGACATTCTCAACAATGGACCGGGCGGTCTGGTGGTCGTCGTACCGATCACGACCGTTGGTTACGGCTTGCGAAGCCACGTCGAACTTGAGCCAGAGAACAGCGGGCTGGACCATACTTCCTATGTTCGCTGCGACCAACTGCGAGTGGTCTCCGTCGAACGACTGTCATCTCGCCAGGGAGTGATTAGTCCAGAACAGATGCAAGCCATTGACCAAGTAGTGCGCTTCGTCCTGGATGTGTAA
- a CDS encoding TetR/AcrR family transcriptional regulator: MPKQVDHRERRETIARALWRVVDQRGVLRLSVREVATEAEMSHGQLQHYFASRRELLSFAMDFAAEQTAQRVARGLEALGAVPHPRDVLRLILTEMLPLHDDARATSRMNAAYVLEALHDNAIRDHTREGLRQGREQVKVIIAQAITDGEIARHRDVNTETDRILALTGLTPLLDLEVINPGEALAAIDQHLHELFTS; this comes from the coding sequence TTGCCGAAACAGGTCGACCATCGAGAACGCCGCGAAACCATCGCTCGCGCCCTGTGGCGCGTGGTGGATCAACGCGGGGTCCTTCGTCTGAGTGTGCGTGAGGTGGCGACGGAGGCCGAGATGTCACACGGCCAACTCCAGCATTACTTCGCGAGTCGTCGGGAGTTGCTTTCTTTCGCGATGGACTTCGCTGCCGAACAGACTGCTCAGCGAGTGGCGCGTGGTCTGGAGGCGCTCGGCGCGGTGCCGCATCCGCGAGACGTCCTGCGGTTGATACTCACCGAAATGCTGCCGCTGCATGACGATGCGCGCGCGACGAGCCGAATGAATGCCGCCTACGTTCTCGAAGCACTGCACGACAACGCGATTCGCGATCACACGCGCGAGGGCCTACGCCAGGGGCGGGAACAGGTCAAAGTGATCATCGCGCAAGCGATTACGGATGGAGAGATCGCACGCCATCGCGACGTGAACACCGAGACCGACCGTATCCTTGCGTTGACCGGCTTGACGCCCCTTCTCGACCTGGAGGTCATCAATCCCGGGGAGGCCCTCGCCGCAATCGATCAGCATCTCCATGAACTCTTCACATCGTAG
- a CDS encoding alpha/beta fold hydrolase, whose protein sequence is MTAFADPELEAAYFAAYDAVMANWPVPAETVDLSGRFGTTRVTSAGPTAAPSLVLLHGYSGTSGMWYPVVGSLAEENHVRAVDTMGEPGRSRHTGAALTSMEDLVDWLAETFDLLELPAADLCGQSLGGHLALRFALTHPERVKRLVLLDPPLVFAGLSPEFEELGRNRDPHPTFEDARAILAPGAPGSGPAHLEVYLDLLAHGAAHFPASPIVHPRLPEGLTHLPVPTLVALAGASQIHDSEAAAEVARRAGAHTVILPGAGHSLLADVEPVRSLVVEHLRRRDWPT, encoded by the coding sequence ATGACCGCATTCGCCGACCCTGAGCTGGAGGCAGCATATTTCGCGGCATACGACGCGGTGATGGCAAATTGGCCGGTGCCGGCCGAGACGGTAGATCTTTCGGGGCGATTCGGAACGACACGAGTCACGTCCGCAGGCCCGACCGCAGCGCCGTCGCTGGTCCTGCTCCACGGATACAGCGGCACGTCCGGAATGTGGTACCCGGTAGTCGGTTCGCTGGCCGAGGAGAACCATGTGCGGGCCGTGGACACCATGGGCGAGCCGGGCCGCAGCCGACACACCGGCGCCGCCTTGACCAGCATGGAAGATCTGGTGGACTGGCTGGCCGAAACTTTCGATCTGCTCGAGTTGCCCGCCGCCGACCTGTGCGGCCAATCCTTGGGCGGGCATCTCGCGCTCCGGTTCGCGCTCACCCATCCCGAACGGGTGAAGCGGCTGGTTTTGCTCGATCCGCCTCTGGTCTTCGCCGGGCTCAGCCCCGAGTTCGAGGAGCTGGGCCGGAATCGCGACCCGCACCCGACTTTCGAAGATGCCCGCGCGATCCTGGCACCGGGCGCCCCCGGCAGCGGACCGGCGCATCTGGAGGTCTACCTCGACCTGCTCGCTCACGGAGCCGCTCACTTCCCGGCCTCGCCGATCGTTCATCCCCGCCTGCCGGAAGGGTTGACGCACCTGCCGGTCCCGACGCTCGTCGCCCTGGCCGGGGCGAGCCAGATACATGATTCGGAGGCGGCCGCGGAAGTCGCGCGGCGTGCCGGGGCGCACACGGTGATTCTCCCCGGTGCGGGGCACAGCCTCCTGGCCGACGTCGAACCTGTCCGCAGCCTCGTCGTCGAACACCTCCGGCGGAGGGACTGGCCGACCTGA
- a CDS encoding ParA family protein: MVAVSVLVLSGKGGTAKTLWQMMLAGEASRAGISALLVDADPERNLSNHFGVSQHSTGLGSVLEDADISFWGNPDKGAKRIDEEIIETRWPGIDLLPAGASLGRVAGFGVSDTGLLRAIFDAAGIFGRYEVVLIDTGGRTGSLEALAMHLGDVAYAPITPTLDAVRKAREARDRVERIQRTHPLRWCGVVLSGFDRRNGIDQSIREQVQTEFGDEVRAELPRRAVINEAFQLGNRLGDYSDPIATSLARIFRDFLERDLLGRSTSDR, translated from the coding sequence ATGGTAGCTGTTTCGGTGCTGGTGCTCTCGGGTAAGGGCGGCACAGCGAAAACGCTGTGGCAGATGATGCTGGCGGGGGAAGCCTCGCGGGCCGGGATCTCCGCGTTGTTAGTCGACGCAGACCCAGAGCGGAATCTGTCCAATCACTTTGGAGTGTCGCAGCATTCGACCGGCTTGGGTTCGGTGCTCGAGGACGCCGATATCAGTTTTTGGGGGAATCCCGACAAGGGCGCGAAGCGAATCGATGAGGAGATCATCGAAACTAGATGGCCCGGCATCGATTTGTTGCCTGCAGGTGCTTCCTTAGGCCGTGTTGCGGGCTTCGGCGTATCGGACACCGGATTGTTGCGGGCCATCTTTGATGCTGCCGGCATCTTTGGTCGTTATGAGGTTGTTTTGATCGACACCGGCGGCCGCACTGGCTCTCTGGAAGCCCTGGCAATGCATCTAGGTGATGTTGCGTACGCGCCGATCACTCCGACCCTTGATGCGGTGCGCAAAGCCCGCGAGGCCCGTGACAGAGTTGAGCGTATCCAACGAACACATCCACTCAGGTGGTGTGGTGTAGTTTTATCCGGTTTCGACCGTAGAAACGGCATCGACCAGTCGATCAGGGAACAGGTACAGACGGAATTTGGCGACGAGGTCCGTGCTGAGCTGCCACGTCGGGCCGTTATCAACGAGGCCTTTCAACTCGGAAACCGACTCGGAGATTACTCCGACCCAATCGCGACGAGTCTCGCGCGAATCTTCCGAGATTTCCTGGAACGGGACCTGCTAGGTCGAAGTACGAGCGACCGGTAG